The Manihot esculenta cultivar AM560-2 chromosome 1, M.esculenta_v8, whole genome shotgun sequence genome has a window encoding:
- the LOC122721696 gene encoding uncharacterized protein LOC122721696 — MSGASYSVESDPSEGSFEENRERMDVRREIELDVQRKDIGVQVNMDEESVDDTQNKDARISSSGEVDPSILSTAAKRGKKKVRGLKGSKKREFWNKLKSGLGSSSNRDSFRCERCGRLHKGVCLAGTTACFRCGQEGHVVRECRTAPWIAQSQRTFLSRVVQQEAATSDPVVPGTEQRNQREQQ; from the exons ATGAGTGGAGCTAGTTATTCTGTGGAATCAGACCCATCTGAAGGATCTTTTGAGGAAAACAGGGAAAGAATGGATGTAAGGAGAGAGATAGAAttagatgtgcaaagaaaggataTAGGAGTGCAAGTGAATATGGACGAAGAGTCTGTAGATGATACCCAGAATAAGGATGCCAGGATCTCtagttcaggagaagttgacCCCTCTATTTTGAGTACAGCTGCTAAAAGGGGGAAAAAGAAAGTCAGAGGccttaaagggtcaaagaagagggagttttggaataagttaaaGTCAGGGTTGGGTTCGAGTTCTAATAGGGATAGCTTTAGATGTGAGAGGTGTGGAAGgctgcataagggagtttgtcttgcagggacaacagcatgttttaggtgtggtcaggagggacatgtAGTTCGTGAGTGTCGTACTGCACCTTGGATAGCTCAGTCTCAGCGGACATTTTTAAGTAGAGTTGTTCAACAGGAGGCAGCCACATCAGACCCAGTAGTGCCAG gcacagaacagaggaaccagagagagcagcagtga